The Atlantibacter hermannii genomic interval AAGCGTGACTACCGCCGCCCACGCCGGACGAACAGATAATATTGATGCCTTTGCCGCGAAAAGCTTCGATAAAACCCTTAGGGTTCAGCATGAGGCATTTCCTGAATCGATGCATACCGAGCGATCTTAAGCCGTACGTGAAGGCTTTTTTGCCCTGTGGCAGCGGGGCGAGATTATCCAGACCGACAGAGCGATTGGGCACGGTATCGCGCCACGGACCTCGTTCCAGCATCAGCACATCGCGCCCGGCATCTGCAAGACGTTTCGCGGCGATTGCACCGCCAAAACCACTTCCTATAACCACTATTTCTGCCTGGGTTTTCATTAATACACCTGAACGCTTACGCGGCGTTATTCCCGCATTAACAGGAGACATCCAAACCAGCAATAAAACCCGCCGTTACTGTGGTTAATATTGTTAATCTTTAGAGTCTATTTTGTTACATGATCATTGTCTGAAGTCGGTAAAAAAGCGACAAGTGAGATAATGTATCTATGCTGAAAAGATTATCTTTCAGGTCGATAAGCCTTCGAAAATAAGGCGTTTTTTTAATGGTAGGGTAGGTAGGTTTAATAAAACTCACAGCTCATATGAATTACCTTCACTAATATCCCGCTATTTATGCAGCATTACCTGACCCATCAGGATGACATTAGGTGCTAAGGCGCTCTTCTCGATGCCATTAACAGATCGGGATTTTACTGAAGATATTTGCCGTGAATAAACGGCAGTGCAGGGCGATACGGGGTAAATAAGATACTAAAAAAGGCGACATCATGCTGCCGCCTTTTATTAAAAAGGATAATTTATCTCGGGAATTTTTAGCGATTGAATCAAAGGCGTTTCATGGCAAAAACCAACGAGAACACACCCCCGACCATGACAATGCCAATCAACAAATACATCACCGCATAAAAGTTATGAGTCAGACTCAATATCATCCCGATTAACACCGGGGATAAAGCCCCGAACCCCACGGCCATTCCATTTAATGCCCCGGCGGCAGATGATATAGCCGCAGAGGGAACCATGCCTTGCAGGAGCGTAAAGACGCATGGAAGCTGCATTGACGAGGCCCCGATTCCAAACGAGATGAATATTGCCGCTATGTAGTTATTGCTGATATTTACGCCCGTCAAAATGGCCGAGGCGCACAGCAGGGCGGAGATGAGCATTATCATCCCTTTTTTTCCGGTTCGATCTACGGCAATCCCGGCGATAATTTTGAATAACAGACCAAAAATAAAGGGTAATGACGACATCCACCCGACGTTAGTCCATGAAAAACCACGCTCTGTGTTGAGGTAAGTTGGCAACCAGGTAACAATTCCCCATGACAGCATTGAGTTGGAGGAGAAAACGACTAATAACATCCAGAAATTGACGTTGCAAAGATAGATTTTGGAGCGGGAAAAGAAGGAGGGTTTTTCATTCACGACGCTTTTTATTTCACTAACATCCCGATCCTCTTCAATAATTTCAAGCTCCTGGGTATTGATGTATTTATTCTCGCGTGGCGTATTCGATGTAAAGAAATAGATCAACACCAGCGGGAGCAGACTTAAAACGAAGGAGAAATAAAAGGTGTGCCGCCAGGAGTACTCTGCGATTATCCATGTGAATACTGGCATGGCGATTGCCGGAGAAAGTGACTGGCCCAGTATCCAGGCTGTATTTGCGCGTCCTCTTTCTCTTGCAGGGAACCAGTTTTTGATAAACGTATTTTGCATGGGATAGTACAACCCTTCTCCAGTTCCCAGCAAAATACGTGTGGCCAGCAAGAAGCCAAATACAGATGATATGCCCCCTAAAATGAGTGATACGCTAATAATACCATAAGCTATGATCATGGCCTTTCGGGGGCCAACCCAATCACCGATCGGGCTGAGGAAGACGTTCGAAACCCCATAAGTAATTAAAAACAAACTCATTAACAAACCAATGTAAACGGGTTTACCTGCCAGATCCATATCATGTAAAAATTCTGTGTTGGCCGCAATAATGGAAATATTTACCCGATCCAGATAGATAACGGAGAGGCTGACAAAAAGGATGGCTAAAACTATAAAACGTTGTCTGGTTGGTTTTTGTGTGGCCTCGGAAATCGCCACCGTTTGGGAAATATTATTATCATTGTTCATTATATATTCCTTATCGCCTGTTAAGGGCGGTGGAAAAATAGCATTGTAGGGATGAACAGAAGGTGGGTTTAATTACCCGGTTCATCAGTCGTGATGGTAATTCATCATCTTTGCGCCTCAGTAAGAAACCATTGTCGGGCGAGTTTTTCCCAAAAAAAGGCCCCGATCTCGAGATTTTTATCATTGAAATC includes:
- the yjjL_1 gene encoding transporter, with the protein product MNNDNNISQTVAISEATQKPTRQRFIVLAILFVSLSVIYLDRVNISIIAANTEFLHDMDLAGKPVYIGLLMSLFLITYGVSNVFLSPIGDWVGPRKAMIIAYGIISVSLILGGISSVFGFLLATRILLGTGEGLYYPMQNTFIKNWFPARERGRANTAWILGQSLSPAIAMPVFTWIIAEYSWRHTFYFSFVLSLLPLVLIYFFTSNTPRENKYINTQELEIIEEDRDVSEIKSVVNEKPSFFSRSKIYLCNVNFWMLLVVFSSNSMLSWGIVTWLPTYLNTERGFSWTNVGWMSSLPFIFGLLFKIIAGIAVDRTGKKGMIMLISALLCASAILTGVNISNNYIAAIFISFGIGASSMQLPCVFTLLQGMVPSAAISSAAGALNGMAVGFGALSPVLIGMILSLTHNFYAVMYLLIGIVMVGGVFSLVFAMKRL